The DNA region AATCAGTTAAGACCAATCAAAGCTgtgaattttcttcaaattttgcttGTGGGCTGCTGTAATTTGCATGGTAATTCGATTTGATGAAGTGGGAAATGGAAATTCTCCCCCCTGCACCGTTTATTCCAAACGGGAGTTGGCTTCCCGACGAGAGTAAGAGCGTGAAATGGACTCCGGCGGAGAATAAGATGTTCGAAAACGCGCTGGCGCTGTACGACAAGGAGTCGCCGGACCGATGGCACAAAGTGGCGGCGATGATCCCGGGAAAATCTGTTAGGGATGTGATGAAGCAGTACTTGGAATTGGAAGCTGATGTTAACAATATAGAGGCAGGGCTGATACCAATTCCTGGATATACTACCTCAGCTTTCACATTGGATTGGGTGAACACTCATGGCTATGATGGTTTCCGGCAATCGTACGGCATCGGCGGGAAGAGATCTTCGGCAACTCGGCCGGAgcaggagagaaagaaaggggtTCCATGGACAGAAGATGAGCATAAGTAAGTTTTCCTATCAAATTCTTCTTCTGCTTAAATTTTACGTAATGGTAAAAGTTTAATGTGATGCGGCACAAAACTTTAGTACTTGGACTAGGATTGGTTTAACACTAGAATCTACTTTCacgaaatcatatataaaaaataataaataaataaaaaagcacaaTTTTTATATGAATTCTAGGAATTAAGTCATCAAGTGGCTatattttatcaagcttttgatatttatgtattatgtgtaCTGTTTTAGGTGGTTTGCTAGTTATTCATGTTATAATTTTGGTTCTTCTTTGACATGGGATTTTAATAATCGCCTGCAGATTGTTTCTAATGGGACTGAAAAAGTACGGCAAAGGCGACTGGAGAAATATCTCCCGGAATTTCGTTATCACTAGGACACCGACGCAGGTGGCTAGCCATGCTCAGAAATACTTCATCAGGCAGCTTTCAGGAGGGAAAGATAAGCGGAGAGCTAGCATCCATGACATAACAACTGTTAATCTCGTTGATGCGAAAACTCCGTCACCGGACAACAAAATACCCTCTTCGCCGGACAACTCTACGGTGCTTCACCCGCCTCCGCCGCCGccgcagcagcagcagcagcagcaggcGAATTCCGCCGCCACGCCCAGAACACCTTTTCAATGGAATCAGGCAAATGGTGGAGCAGCCATGGCTTTCAACCCAACACATGGAAACGTGTTCATGACCTCTCCTTATGGAATTATTAACTCTTATGGGCTTAAAATGCAGGGCCAAAATCTGGCAAGAGGTGTTTCACATGAATCCTACATCGGACCTCAAAATATGGTCTTCCAAATGCACTCTGCACAGCACTACCCCCACGGATGAGAGATAGCAGTTGTTGTTTTCTACTTTCAATGGCTTGAACCGCCATATCTTTGTCCTGTTTGCTAGTATAGctgtgttttttgcttttttctagttttatgTGAATATGTTATTCAAACCCTGAGTTAGTCCATAGCTATGAACTTTTAAGTGGTCAAGGATTAATGTTTTCTCTCGGAACTGCAAATTCTGTACGGTGAAATTGAGTGGGAAAGAATCTCAATCTTGGGTTTCTTTGTACTAGTTTCATTTGATCCCCTAAAGAATGGTCTCTATGAGATTAGATTAGAATCCAGAAAGTGATTATGCATTAATAGATACGTTTGCCCGAAAACCAAAATCCTGGCTCAGTCACTCGATCGAACCACACACAAATGCCTTAAAATGTGGAGTTATGCCTAAACAAGAGCAAAAGTTTTGCTTCAAATTTGGTGAAGCATTGCTGGCATCCTAGGTGGCTTAGCTCTAAATTTTCACCTTGAAAAGTTACACTGGATTCTGCACTTTATATGATGATTTCAAGTTGGCCGAGTCACTGAGCACCCACTCAGCTCAGGCTTGGTTTTCCGTAGTTTCTGATTGCCAACAACTTTTCCTTTTGAACCCTTTTAGACTGTTTCACAAATCAAATTTCCCAGCATCAAAAATTGCCTACTTGACTGAGCTTGACCTCCCAGCCATAGTCGATGCTGACACTACATGCACTAACTGAAGCATCACATGCCCCAACCCATTTCTCTTTTGgcaatcttttttatttttgattttttttttcgatgtgGGATCTTTTTCAAGTGATCCTGGTAGAGAGAAGAAGATCCTGTTTAGAAGTATTAATATATAGTACAAAGTAAGATTCATGTTGGATTACCCCAGTAATCTATGCTTAaatccttttctctctctcccggATTTCGTCGTCAATGGTGGCATGACTGTAGCAGCAGCATGCGACTGGTCTGAGTGTGTCCAAGAAAAGGcatagtggttttttttttttgtgattctaAGTGTACGGCACCAACCACCTTAACATAATTTTAATGGTTTCACTGTTCTCTATATCTGGAGACAAATTTTGATCCCGTTCATGGAGACAAACTATCATCTACCTTTTCATTAGGCAGAAAGAgttctttaccttttcttaatCAGTGTAGATTGCACTTTGATACCCTCTCTAATGGGCTTTGAGATTCTCTTTTTTGGGTGGGGAAATTTCATTGGCCTCTCATTTCCTTTCTGATTTCTTTTTCCCTTGGAACAAGAATCTTCTTCCTAATTAAGTGCTTTGTTGAGCTAATGATGGTCATCTAATAAGACAAAGTaacaattattataaaatattacaGCTTATAACATCTTGAAATGGAGGAGAGGAGTCATTTTATAGTCATGATTTAATATTGTTGCATGTATCTAACAGTGTAGACGATGGCATGTAATAAATAATGTTAGCACgtcattcaaaaaatttaaatgacgtAGCATTATTTACACCGTTAGAGACAACAAcattaaatcataatcataaaaCGGTGAGGTTTCTTGTCCCTATTGATAGGCCATCAAGAATCTTGCTACTAATTGATTAGGGCATTAACTTATGGTTTTCGCCTAATATAGACATGGTAGCATAATGATTGGTGAAGTACAAAGTAATTCCATTTAGATATCAGATTTGGTGCAAATAACCATTAAGaattttaaacttaatttttaagtgGATTAAGTTAGGTTTTGCACATGCAAATATACACATAACAACGCTGTAAGaggtattacaacttttattacaaatttcttacaaactgacTTAACGGTTCACATAACACTTGCTATGTTaactattaaacaattaaatttatctgtTAAATTTTGTTGCATAACTAATTTAAGTTTTCTCACTATGCTATCTACGTTCggctttgtttgataacaatttttctttctcgcttttgttttttcttttccaaacaactcaaaacataaaacactcaaaataaTTACTTTCACCATTATGTCTTATCGGtccattttttcaaacaaaaaacaccatctaaaaagcattaaaaaatagaatatatGTTAATTCTATTGTGCCATTCTTATATCtcattctttcctttctcttgaGTTGTTTTTTTCTGTGTGTCACTAGCAGCAAATTTCTGTAGCACCTACTATGATGAAAAGCCTAGTAAGCATCCCCACATGACTCGCACATAGTATATTCAGTCCCATCCATTAAGCAAAGAATTCAGGGGAAGATGAGAGCAGTGTGGTCATTCCAATTAGTTTTTTCAACAGTAGATGACAAAGCAAACCGCCATCTTTTCAAAAGGAGAAGCATTTGAGCAAGTTGCATTGGAAAGCACCTTGGCCactttattctttaatttgatcAAATACCTTAACAAGTTGTAACCATATACCACAGTATCTCACAACTTCACACTTTCGGCCATCTAGCTTCCTCTATTTACTCAACAATATTCTGATTCTTAAATCTGCTTTTACtgaatcaaacttgaaacagaTGTACTTGGAGGAAGCCCCAAGTCTTGCTAGGGAAAAGAAACTGATCAAAGTTTCTGAGGCTCTCTGTGGGCAAGTGTGCGTGTGATTCTTTAGACTACTTCTTCATTGGCCAACGGCCACAATCTTTTGTGGGGGCTTACGTTAAAAAGTAAACAATAGAGCTTGTCGGTGTGAACTGGCAGGAGATGATTCTAATGGTTAAGTCGGTATGTATTTTAGGAAATTGCTTGAAATGGAAGCAAAGTAAAGTTTTGGAAAGAGACCAAAAGTTATCTTACCTGGCATTGGGTCGCCTTTTATAACAGTTGGTTCTCTACTGTTTGTCTCGAATTGTTCCTTGGATAGTTATTCTCGGAACCATTTTGCCCATGTCTTCCATTTTCGTTTGAACGGAGCCTCCTTTTGGTCTAGaagcgaagaaaaaaaaaaaaaaaaaaaaagcatcttcACCAAATTTTACCATAGGCTTGTTTCTCGTCAGGACGGGGCTCTTTAGTCCAAATATTTTctaagtttttaagtcaaattaTCAACTCCAATTGGCTCGAGACTTAACGGGTCAAGTTGTACCTAGTGTCAGTCAGATACggtctatatatatcattatatatttagccataattagtctttctagttatggcatgttcttgtattatagctatagtatattgtaattaataggtagattttagttaccttatttatttccctagattgctgtagtcgctgagatacagcctgtaaATACCTAgacaatttctatataatacgaggaaccctcacattgagaggtattcaatacaattgacatggtatcagagccatcatctaaattagggttgtTCTAGGTTTTCAGTTacctgttgttttttttttttgtggcggTCGATAACTTCGATCATTCTGGTGGGTTCTAAACTGCTATTTGGCAGTTTTTTGTTGAGGGTCGAGGCAGTCTACATTGATTAGTGGCTGTCGGGAGAGCCTATGGAGGTTGTGGAGAATCCTTGGTGGCTGTCGGCGATCTGGGTTGTCGGAGATTTGGTGCTGTCGGTAGGTTCAGGTGTGGCGGATTCTATTTTGGTGTGGTGTGGAGCGTTTCCGGCGATTTGTGGTGGTTGTCGGCAGACTTGGGCTTTCGGCGATCTCCTTGGTGGCTGTCGGCGATCTAGGCTGTCGGTCGTTTTTGGGCTGTCGGCGATTTTGGTGTATTTGGGGCTGACGACGGCGTGGTCGTGAAGGATTTGGGGCTGTCTGCGATTCTGGAGGAGTAGGGGCTGACAGCGGCATGGTCGTTTTGGGCTGTCGGCGATTCTGGAGGATTTGGGCTGACGGCAGCGTGGTCGCATGATCGTTTTGGTTGTTGTTTCTGTTTGGTGAAGACGTGAGGTGTTATTTGGGTGCTGTTTGGTTGCTGTTTGGGTTCTGTTTGGTGGGCTTGGGCTTGATTGGTAGCTGTGGGCTCATATTTTTAGTTGCTGGTAACTTTGGGTTTGCTGGGCTTGAGCTTAGTTGCTGTTTGGGGTTGCTGATTGGTGTTTGACTTGTGTGGACTTGGGCTTGCTGTCCAACAGATCTGGTGGGCCTATTACTCCTTTATCAGgtgttttaatttctaattttcttatttcatcatgtcttctagcGAGGCTTTTGGGGTTCATTTTactggaaaaaattattctgcttgggaatttcagtttcaattatttgttatgGGAAAAGAGTTGTGGGGCCATATTGACGATAGTGATCCAGCTCCTACGGAAACTAAGGAGTTGGCTAAGTGGAAGGTCAAGGATGCACGTGTGATGTCTTGGATCTTAGGGTCTGTTGATCCTCTTATTGTGCTCAATCTGAGGCCCTATAAGACTACGAAGACTATGTGAGAGTATTTGTTGAAAGTTTATCATCAGGACAATACCGCACGCCGTTTTCAGCTGGAATATGAGATTGCTAGTTACACTCAAGGCAATCTCTCCATTCCggagtatttttctggttttcaaaatttgtggggagaattttctgatatgGTTTATGCGAAGGTACCTGCTGCATCTCTCTCTACTGTTCAGGCAGTTCATGAGCAAagcaagagagatcaattcctgatgaaattgcgccctgaatttgaggttattcgttcaaatttaatgaatcgggatccttctccatctttggatgtttgttttggagagTTACTTCGCGAGGAGCAGCGTCTTCTCACACAGGCTACGTTCCAGCAAGATTCCAACCCGAATCCAGTAGCCTATGCAGCCCATGGGAAAGGGAAGGGTAAGGATATGCGCAAGGTCCAGTGTTTCAGCTGCAAGGAGTATGGTCATATTGCTGCCAACTGTGCAAACAAATCTTGCAACTACTATAAGAAACAGGGccactttatcaaagaatgtcCCATTCGACCTCATAATCGTCAAGCTACTGCCTATCAGGCTGCAGTGAACACCTCTTCTGCTCCAGTGATGTCCTCAGCTTCTTCTGCGGCCGGATCAGCTATTCTTACTCCTGAAATGGTCCAGCAGATGATTATGTCAGCCTTTTCAGCCTTAGGGCTCCAAGGTAATGGTACTATTTCTTCTAAGTCTTGGCTTATTGATTCTGCTGCATCCAATCATATGACCAGATCGTCCGatactctttgcaatgttcGTCCATATCATGGTTCATCCCATATTCAAGTAGCTAATGGGAGTCATTTAGCTATTACTGAAGTAGGAGATATCAATCCTTCATTCAGAGATATTTATGTATCTCCTGGACTTTCTAGTAGTCTTATTTCAGTTGGCCagttagttgaaaaaaactgtGATGTCCATTTCTCTCGTGATGGTTGTCTTGTGCAGGATCAGGTGTCGGGGAAGATACTCGCGAAGGGGCCTAAAGTTGGCAGACTATTTCCACTGCACTTTTCAAttcctagttgtttatctttggcttgTATGACAGTTAACACTCCGAACGAAGTATGGCACAAACGTTTGGGTCATCCAAACTCTGTTATTCTgtctcatatgttaaattctggtttgttaggcaataaagaacgtgtttctaaaaatttgtcatttgactGTTCTGTATGCAAGCTTGGTAAGAGTAAAactctttcgttttcttctcatggtagtcgtgctgcaaaatgctttgatattgtgcatagtgatgtatggggcatttctcctataatttctcatgctcgatataaatattttgtgacattcatagatgatttcagtCGGTATACTTGGGTCTATTTTCTTCGGGCCAAATCTGAGGTCCTGTCTGTTTTTCAGACCTTTGTAGCATATATTGAGAACCAATTTTCTACAAGTATTAAGATTTTGAGGTCTGATTCTGGTGGAGAATACATGTCTCGcgagtttcatgatttcttacacCACAAAGGAATTGTCTCTCAGCGCTCTTGTCCTTATACTCCGCAACAAAATGGGGTGGCGGAACGAAAGAACCAACATCTCTTGGACGTTGTTCGCACCTTATTGCTTGAGTCATCTGTTCCTTCTAAATTCTGGGTTGAGGCATTATCTACCgcagtttacttaattaatagactgccctctcaggtcttgaattttgattctccttattaTCGATTGCATCATCAGCATCCTAGCTATCTTGATTTGCatacttttggatgtgtttgcTTTGTTCATTTACCTCCTCATGAACGTCACAAACTTTCTGCTCAGTCTGTTAAATGTGCCTTTATGGGTTATAGTATTTCTCACAAAGGTTATGTTTGCTATGATCCTTGTTCTAACAAAATTCGTATATCTCgtaatgttgtttttttttagaatcaatgtttcttttctacacatgtTGAATCATTGCCTGAGATTAGTATTCTACCTTGTTTTGATGACTTGCCTCTTTTGCCTGAGCGGTTCAAacctggaattgtgtatacTCGACGTCTACCAACTTTGCCCCTTACCAAGACTGACCCTTCATCTGAAACTGTTCCGACAACTCCTCCGATTGACCCGCCATCTGAGACAGTTCATGAGTCTGGTCCTCGACGCTCTACTAGGGTATCACGTCCACCTGATAGGTATGGTTTTTCCCACACTTCTTATAATGCTACTTTATCTTTTATTTCCATCCCTACATGTTTTTTCGAGGCTGTaaaatatgaatgttggcgGAAAGCGATGGATGAGGAACTTCGGGCTCTCCAAGACAATCATACATGGGATGTGGTTCCTTGCCCCTCTCATGTTAAAGCCATTGGTTGTAAATGAGTTTACTCGATTAAGCTTCGCTCTGACGAGACTCTGGATCGGTATAAGGCCCGATTAGTTGCTCTTGGGAATAGGCAAGAATATGGGGTGGACTACAAGGAGACATTTGCTCCGGTCGCGAAGATGACCACAGTGCGTACAATTATTTCTATTGCCGCCTCCCAAGGCTGGCCACTTCACcagatggatgtcaaaaatgcttttcttcatggtgatctcAAAGAGGATATTTACATGACTCCTTTTCcgggtttgttttcttctccatctgccGCTGTGTGTAAGTTAAAGCGgtctctctatggcttaaaacaggctccccgggcatggtttgaaaaattcaggtcTACTCTGCTTCGCTTGtcctttgtccaaagccaatatgattcttctttgttcctttgcaagACTTCGACTGGTCTCgttcttttacttgtgtatgtggatgatattatCATTACGGGCACCGACTCCAGTTTGATTGCACATCTCAAGCGGAATCTTCAAGACTCTTTTCATATGAAAGTCCTTGGTCCTCTTACGTATTTTCTGGGGTTGGAGGTGCACACTGATTCTTCCggtatattcttgaatcaacacaaatatacccaggacttgattagCCTGGCTGGTCTTCAGGATTCTTCTTCGGTGGATACTCCTATggaggttaatgtgaaatatcgaCGTGAGGAGGGTGATCTTCTCTCTGATCCTACTGTGTTCCGACAGTTGGTAGGCAGCTTGAACTATTTGACTATTACTCGGCCTGATATTTCCTTCGCTGTCCAGCAGGTTAGCCAGTTTATGCAAACTCCACGCCATCTTCATTTAGCTGCTGTTCGACGTATCATTCGATATCTTCGAGGGTCCCCTGGCCGTGGGTTGTTCTTTCCAACCGGCTCTCCTCTTCgccttgttgcttatagtgatgCGGATTGGGCAGGATGTCCTGACACTCGGCGGTCTGTCACGGGTTGGTgcatgtttcttggtgattctttgatttcttggaagagtaagaagcaAGCTCGCGTTTCTAAATCATCTATTGAATCCGAATACCGGGCAATGTCTGCTGCTTGTTCTGAGATTGTCTGGCTTCGTGGGCTTCTGgctgagcttggtttttctcaaactgattctactcctctttatgctgataatactagtgccattcaaatagctgctaatcctgtttaccatgaacgtacgaagcatattgaggtagactgtcattctattcgggaagccttggacactcgtgttatctctcttcctcatgTTTCCACTGATCTCCAGATAGCTGATGTCTTCACGAAGGCTATGACACGACAGTGTCATCAGTTCCTTGTgggcaaattgatgcttcttgatcgaccagcatcaatttgaggggggatgtcagTCAGATACggtctatatatatcattatatatttagccataattagtctttctagttatggcatgttcttgtattatagctatagtatattgtaattaataggtagattttagttaccttatttatttccctagattgctgtaatcGCTGAGATACAGCCTATAAATACCTAGACAATTTCTATATAAAACGAGgaaccctcacattgagaggtattcaatacaattgacaCCTAGTCCGTAACATGTTTTATAATTCTAATAAAACATTCCAATTTTTATTGCTTAGGTGTTACACTTAGAACACTCACAATGGTTTTTGCATTTCGGAGTTGTACGTAAAATGGCtaacaaaagcctaaaaaacaaaaaaaaaaaaaaaaaaaaaaaacgtttctctttccctctcactatttctttattatttctctttccctctttcttctcttcctctttctaACGCAACCCAAATTCCTCTGAATCCCATTTCCTTTCTACCGAATACCATTACCTCAATATCCAACCCCACTTGTTGTCAATCTGGCATGGAgcaaagaaagaattaaaaaaaaaatggagaaataatatttgaatgatataaagaaataatatataatcGAATGTGGAATACATTTGAAAAGTtattaactaaaatagaaaaaataactTTAATTAGCTATTTTAGATGGAAATATAGAGAAATCATTGCGGAGGTTCTCATGCTATACATCCTAAAAAAACGAACATATAGAGGTATGGGAAGTAGAAGATGTATCATACATTTAGTCTGTTTGgtttaataatttcaaaacacacggtttaaagaaatagtgattttaagacgtggttaatgaaaaaaaattctaaaaccaCAATTAACATTTGGTAAAATTGCAATCAGGtctttaaaattgcagtttggcttttaaaattttacgtttttaaaaatgaacgcctttacgatttgaaaacgtaaaatttttaatgttttcaacccactaatttttttaaaaatgcacttccAAACAAGATATTTTCCTCAATTTTGCTTTAGAACACGCAAACTGAAATACAGTCACTTCTTAAAGACTTCATACCCTTGCAGGCAAAACAAATCAGAGTAGTAGACTACATCAGGATTTAAGGCACACGTGGCATCAATAAAACATAAGGGATGCTATTAGGGAAAGAAAGACGAGTTCACAAATAGTACATTTATATACACATTTGGACACCACACTAACCCAAAACATAAGCTAATGGCCTTGAATCCAGTTAGGCACATCCCACATATATGGAGCTGAACACGGCCAACTTGGATATCAATGGGAAATCTATTCATGGACGAGCTGTTTCTGCATAAATGATTTTTGAGAAACCCCATCTTTTAAACCAGCCTTGGCTACACAACTAATCAGTTCAAAGATTTCTCCTCTTTGTATGTCAACCCAAAGCCAAGAGGGAATAAAGGGTCATACGAGTTGACTTCAATATGCAAAGGCAGTTGTTCAACCTGTTTAAACCATGTCACCGGTAATCGGCCCTTGAAGTCATGATCCCCAAAGACAACATCAGCAATTCCCCCTCCTTCACTTCCAGGCAACCAAGCAGCAATTAGTGCATCTATCTTTTCTAAAAGCCATGGCTCTAAAACTAAGGGTCTTCCAGATATCAGAATCACCAATGTGGGAATATTGTCAGCGACCGAACTTATTATGTCAGCTCCATTAAAGGGGATTACTAGCTTTCCCCGATTATCACCACCATTCTCTGCATAGGAATCTTCACCAACAGCTAAAATTGCAAAAGAGAAATCCCGGCATGTTAATGTGTTTGCTGATGGATATTCCTCATAAATTATTTCTGTTTCATCGCTCACTGCTTCTTTAATAGCATCCAAAATGGTTGTGCCTAAAATGCAATGCATCATAAGTTCAATGTTAAACCGCATTCATGGTATTACGTTCAGAAAGAAAAATCTAAATGGTGAATATATTGTCCATAGATGCTTTCTTACAACAAATTTCCAATAAAAGATAAAACTATTTGTTGCAACAAAAACGGGAGAACCTGACAGGacataacaaaatatatttccttttttaacTATAAGATTATTTCTGTGTCCTTTCGTAGGAAGCTGGGGCAGATTTTAACCTAGACATGCTCATAGAGTAACATATTGCATGATTCTTGACAACCAAAGACAGATGTACGATCATATATCACTAAATACACAGAATGAACAGCGCAGATGTTAAATGGCTTCAGTAATAAACTGAAAGtggataaataaaaaaccaatctTACAAAGGTAAAGCAAATAAGAAGGAAAATATCAACAAGTAGCATGAtgaatataaataacaaaaagttacaAAGCTAAATATCTTGTCACTTTGATTGTGAAAGTTAACATATTGCTTAACACTTAAAAAAGTGTAACTGTGTACCGATTGTAATTCTGCCACTTTTTCCATACTTGTTGGCTGTCCACCCTCCGCACTGATATCCAAGATCATCAGCATGTGTTCCAGCAACAAGAATTCTTTTCGCATTTTTGTCTAGTGGAAGAAAAGGTTTCTTAGGATCCTTGCCATTTTTCAAAAGAACTAATGACTTGCGGACTGCTTCACGTGCTATATCTCTATGCAACTGCAGAAAATTTCAAAGATAAAAGTTTTTCTCAACTTTGAGGTAAAAAATCATTTGCAGTTACATATTGTAGTTGGACGCTAATTAAAAGCATTCAATTATATCCACCATtgattataatatgatatattgtaaaaaaaaaaaactggttcCTGATTCAGAAATTGTTTTTCTTCCTCAAGTTGTATGTTTATCATATATGGAAGGGCAGAAAAGGGGTCAAATTCAAGGGAGAGATGACTATTAAGCttgatgaaaaaagaaaatgcttttgcttttctaaAGGATAACACATGAAAAACATGCCAAAATGCCAATACACCATGTGCTACATACTGCAAAAGTTACCATGCAACCAATCGTGTCGAGCAAAGACCTATCTGTAAAAGGAAATTCAAAAACACCAGCAAGAAACTTCACTCTAAGTATTCGTTCAACAGCATCATCAATCCTCTCCATTGGCATCTCCTGTTCTTTAGCCAGAGATATCAAATCCTTCACAAATGATTCATATCGATAAGGCACCATCACCTGCATATTTTCTCAGTCAGGAATAGGAAGACATAAATAAAGGCAACTTTAGTTTAGGCTTTGATTTGGAGTTCAAACTCTACCATGTCTATTCCTGCCTTAACAGCAGTGCAAATGCTCTTTCGATAGTTTTCGACACGAGGTTCATTAAGTTCGTCAATTCCTTCCCAGTCAGAAATTACAAAACCTTGCGGCAGAATATTGACCAAATATTTTTCTAGATGTACAGTAACTGTAATCCCACAacaacaccaaaaaaacaataataaaaaggaaTTTGACTACAGTTAGCAATTTCTCTCATCAAATTGATCAACAAGAAGAATATTTGGAGACTGAAAATCCATGAACCAAAATGTGCAAAACTATTTTTGCAGTAGAATACCGAAATTGCCAATTGTAGTACTGTAAATTGACAAGACAAAAAGTTGACTTTTTTTTCAGAAT from Corylus avellana chromosome ca10, CavTom2PMs-1.0 includes:
- the LOC132163577 gene encoding uncharacterized protein LOC132163577; protein product: MSEAAGMDCIYRDPNAPLEARVKDLLSGMTLEEKVGQMTQIERIIAQPNPDLIKHLCIGSILSAPGSGPKENPSAEDWADMVDEFQKKALESRLGIPLIYGTDAVHGNNSIYGATIFPHNVGLGATRDADLVRKIGEATALELRATGIHYAFAPCVAVCRDPRWGRCYESYSEDTEIVREMTSLITGLQGKPPDEHPKGYPFVAGRNNVIACTKHFVGDGGTENGKNEGNTISSYEDLERIHMAPYLDCISQGVSTIMASYSSWNGRKLHSDHFLLTEILKDKLGFKGFVISDWEGIDELNEPRVENYRKSICTAVKAGIDMVMVPYRYESFVKDLISLAKEQEMPMERIDDAVERILRVKFLAGVFEFPFTDRSLLDTIGCMLHRDIAREAVRKSLVLLKNGKDPKKPFLPLDKNAKRILVAGTHADDLGYQCGGWTANKYGKSGRITIGTTILDAIKEAVSDETEIIYEEYPSANTLTCRDFSFAILAVGEDSYAENGGDNRGKLVIPFNGADIISSVADNIPTLVILISGRPLVLEPWLLEKIDALIAAWLPGSEGGGIADVVFGDHDFKGRLPVTWFKQVEQLPLHIEVNSYDPLFPLGFGLTYKEEKSLN
- the LOC132164135 gene encoding transcription factor DIVARICATA-like, with translation MKWEMEILPPAPFIPNGSWLPDESKSVKWTPAENKMFENALALYDKESPDRWHKVAAMIPGKSVRDVMKQYLELEADVNNIEAGLIPIPGYTTSAFTLDWVNTHGYDGFRQSYGIGGKRSSATRPEQERKKGVPWTEDEHKLFLMGLKKYGKGDWRNISRNFVITRTPTQVASHAQKYFIRQLSGGKDKRRASIHDITTVNLVDAKTPSPDNKIPSSPDNSTVLHPPPPPPQQQQQQQANSAATPRTPFQWNQANGGAAMAFNPTHGNVFMTSPYGIINSYGLKMQGQNLARGVSHESYIGPQNMVFQMHSAQHYPHG